From the Psychrobacillus sp. FSL K6-4046 genome, one window contains:
- a CDS encoding DUF1788 domain-containing protein — translation MANLNARLDQIIPKIKEDKFIEGRGLGNEISFYVFDYEPEGELVVRDYIKHIKKEFSYEGSNRRIIEFDLYKILLDITKEKRIFDRIFDMEERQGKEALFKAMTTFAKPEVFLHKIKEQMGDHNVVFLTGIGKVYPFVRSHNILNNLQEVLDKTPVIMFFPGQYDGQSLQLFSKFKDDNYYRAFRLVD, via the coding sequence ATGGCAAATTTGAATGCAAGACTGGATCAAATCATACCAAAAATCAAAGAGGACAAGTTTATCGAAGGACGTGGACTTGGAAACGAGATCAGCTTTTATGTCTTCGATTACGAACCAGAGGGTGAACTTGTCGTGAGGGATTATATAAAACACATCAAAAAAGAATTCAGTTATGAAGGTTCAAACAGACGAATTATTGAATTCGATTTATATAAAATTCTACTCGATATCACGAAAGAAAAGAGAATTTTTGATCGTATTTTTGACATGGAGGAAAGACAAGGGAAAGAAGCTTTGTTCAAAGCAATGACGACGTTTGCTAAACCAGAAGTTTTTTTACATAAAATAAAGGAACAAATGGGAGATCATAATGTTGTCTTCCTTACTGGAATAGGAAAGGTGTATCCATTCGTACGGTCACATAATATCCTTAACAATCTACAAGAAGTATTGGATAAAACGCCTGTCATCATGTTCTTCCCAGGGCAATACGATGGACAGTCATTACAATTGTTTAGCAAATTCAAAGATGACAACTACTATAGAGCATTTCGTTTAGTAGATTAG